One genomic region from Cellulomonas fengjieae encodes:
- a CDS encoding ComEA family DNA-binding protein yields MPRRDRDLARIARHRLSALAAPRAPAAPADPAAAPGTAPAGAAPRPGAQAPTGWTPRLVTAPTAGTSPARGRHLVAPQPPEPPRPPEPPFPAEPPLRPEPPSPEPPTTAALRIAAHGYTATHGDPHAPTPRRRIRWAVSRRLATAAAGVLLLVAVAVGVRAASLAPGPAVSLPTPAPSGPVPAATTPTPVVVDVAGAVVTPGVVRLAAGSRVVDALAAAGGATAEAELGALNLARVLLDGEQIVVPLQGESPAAAAAAPDDGGLVDLNTADTAALDELPGIGPVLAERIAAHRQDRPFTSVDELADVAGIGPTLLERLRDLVRV; encoded by the coding sequence GTGCCACGCCGTGACCGCGACCTCGCCCGGATCGCCCGGCACCGGCTGAGCGCCCTCGCGGCGCCCCGTGCCCCGGCCGCGCCGGCCGACCCGGCGGCGGCGCCCGGCACGGCACCCGCCGGTGCGGCGCCGCGCCCGGGTGCGCAGGCGCCGACGGGCTGGACCCCCCGGCTCGTCACGGCGCCGACCGCCGGCACGTCGCCCGCGCGCGGCCGGCACCTCGTCGCACCGCAACCGCCCGAGCCGCCTCGACCACCTGAGCCGCCGTTCCCGGCCGAACCGCCGCTGCGGCCCGAGCCGCCGTCGCCCGAGCCCCCGACCACCGCCGCGCTGCGCATCGCCGCCCACGGGTACACGGCGACGCACGGGGATCCGCACGCCCCGACGCCCAGGCGTCGCATCCGCTGGGCCGTGTCGCGGCGTCTCGCGACGGCCGCCGCGGGCGTGCTGCTCCTGGTGGCCGTTGCCGTCGGCGTGCGCGCGGCGTCCCTCGCGCCGGGTCCCGCGGTGAGCCTGCCGACGCCTGCCCCGAGCGGCCCCGTGCCGGCGGCCACCACGCCGACGCCCGTCGTCGTGGACGTCGCCGGGGCCGTCGTCACGCCCGGGGTCGTCCGGCTCGCGGCGGGCTCCCGGGTGGTCGATGCCCTGGCTGCCGCCGGGGGTGCCACCGCGGAGGCGGAGCTCGGTGCGCTCAACCTCGCCCGCGTGCTCCTCGACGGCGAGCAGATCGTGGTGCCGCTGCAGGGGGAGTCGCCGGCAGCCGCGGCGGCAGCGCCCGACGACGGCGGGCTGGTCGACCTCAACACCGCGGACACAGCCGCCCTGGACGAGCTGCCCGGCATCGGTCCGGTGCTCGCCGAGCGGATCGCGGCGCACCGGCAGGATCGGCCCTTCACGTCGGTCGACGAGCTCGCCGACGTCGCCGGCATCGGGCCCACCCTGCTGGAGCGCCTCCGCGACCTGGTGCGGGTATGA
- a CDS encoding DegV family protein: MVGRRPPEQPSVAIVTDSTASLPEGAAERWGIGVVPLDVVVDGERHVEGVDLAPAELLEALTAGAKVSTSQPPPAAFAAAYARAAASGATEIVSLHLSGELSGTVRAARLAAETASVPVHVVDSRAVAMALGFAVLDAARFSVGPSAAGAPAPSAGPLGSARSWWRGRGRAAPGLPTGTDVAERGRAVAESARVWFLVDSLDHLRRGGRLSMSAAAIGIVLGLRPILTLQDGGIDVVEKVRTRRAARDRLVALAVEDVARRPAARVAVHHLGQPDLANALAAELTAATGAQIVEVAVCESSAVLAAHAGPGLLAIVVAG, translated from the coding sequence ATGGTCGGCCGACGTCCGCCCGAGCAGCCGTCCGTCGCGATCGTCACCGACTCGACGGCGTCGCTGCCCGAGGGCGCGGCGGAGCGGTGGGGCATCGGCGTCGTGCCGCTGGACGTCGTGGTCGACGGAGAACGGCACGTCGAGGGTGTCGACCTGGCACCGGCCGAGCTGCTCGAGGCCCTCACGGCCGGGGCGAAGGTCTCGACGTCCCAGCCTCCGCCCGCGGCGTTCGCGGCGGCCTACGCGCGTGCGGCGGCCTCCGGTGCCACGGAGATCGTCTCGCTGCACCTGTCGGGGGAGCTCTCCGGCACGGTCCGGGCCGCCCGGCTGGCGGCCGAGACCGCAAGCGTCCCGGTCCACGTGGTGGACTCCCGGGCGGTGGCGATGGCCCTCGGCTTCGCCGTCCTCGACGCCGCTCGCTTCTCCGTCGGCCCGTCGGCGGCCGGGGCGCCCGCGCCGTCGGCCGGGCCGCTCGGTTCGGCGCGTTCCTGGTGGCGTGGGCGCGGTCGGGCCGCACCCGGGCTGCCCACCGGCACGGACGTGGCCGAGCGCGGACGCGCGGTCGCGGAGTCGGCGCGCGTCTGGTTCCTCGTCGACTCCCTCGACCACCTGCGCCGGGGCGGCCGGCTGAGCATGTCGGCCGCGGCGATCGGCATCGTGCTGGGGCTGCGTCCGATCCTCACGCTCCAGGACGGGGGCATCGACGTCGTCGAGAAGGTCCGCACCCGGCGGGCCGCCCGGGACCGGTTGGTGGCGCTCGCCGTCGAGGACGTCGCGCGTCGCCCTGCCGCCCGCGTCGCCGTGCACCACCTCGGGCAGCCCGACCTCGCGAACGCGCTGGCGGCCGAGCTCACCGCCGCGACGGGTGCGCAGATCGTCGAGGTGGCGGTCTGCGAGTCGAGCGCGGTGCTGGCCGCGCACGCCGGTCCCGGCCTGCTGGCGATCGTCGTCGCCGGCTGA
- the leuS gene encoding leucine--tRNA ligase: MTSPDAPTATATDDVPFRYTPELARQIELRWQDEWAERGTFFAANPSGDLTDGEGRHADPAQPSFFVMDMFPYPSGAGLHVGHPLGYIATDVVGRFRRMQGDNVLHALGFDAFGLPAEQYAVQTGQHPRTTTEANIEIMQRQLRRLGLAHDPRRSFATIDPGYVRWTQWIFLQIFESWYDETAPRPDGGVGRARPIAELVAEYDSGSRGAEWATLDAVERRRVLDTHRLAYVSETPVNWCPGLGTVLANEEVTADGRSERGNFPVFQRSLRQWNMRITAYADRLVDDLELIDWPEKVKAMQRNWIGRSSGARVRFAVQGGEQVEVFTTRPDTLFGATFVVVAPEHPLLDDVPAEWPDGTKDVWTGGHRTPADAVASYRADTAAKTAVERQADAGRKTGVFTGHLATNPVNGELLPVFTADYVLMGYGTGAIMAVPGGDTRDYAFAEAFDLPIIYTVDAPEGTEPGARIGDGIAINSANDEISLDGMDVAEAKAAIIDWLTAKGVGEGTITYRLRDWLFSRQRYWGEPFPIVYDEHDLPLAVPDSALPVDLPDVPDYSPRTFDPDDAHSTPEPPLGRNDDWVNVTLDLGDGPKQYRRDTNTMPNWAGSCWYHLRYLDPTNDAVLVDPALERYWIGPGHGEQAPDSVGGVDLYVGGVEHAVLHLLYARFWHKVLHDLGHVSSGEPFQKLFNQGYIQAYAYTDARGVHVPADEVIEDAAAETGFTWRGEPVHREYGKMGKSLKNMVTPDDMYAEYGADTLRVYEMSMGPLDLSRPWETRAVVGSQRFLQRLWRNVVDEATGQTVVSDAAPSQETLRVLHRAITDTTADMAAMRLNTAISRLIVLNNHLTTLPTAPRAAVEALVLMTAPVAPHVAEELWSRLGHDRSLAHEPFPVADPAYLVEDTVTCIFQVQGKVRGRADVAPDVSDDDLRALALADPGVQRALDGRDVRTVIVRAPKLVNVVPA; encoded by the coding sequence GTGACCTCGCCGGACGCCCCCACAGCCACCGCCACCGACGACGTGCCGTTCCGGTACACGCCTGAGCTCGCGCGGCAGATCGAGCTGCGCTGGCAGGACGAGTGGGCCGAGCGCGGCACGTTCTTCGCCGCCAACCCCAGCGGTGACCTGACGGACGGCGAGGGCCGCCACGCCGACCCCGCGCAGCCGTCGTTCTTCGTGATGGACATGTTCCCGTACCCCTCCGGGGCCGGGCTGCACGTCGGTCACCCGCTCGGGTACATCGCCACCGACGTGGTCGGCCGGTTCCGTCGGATGCAGGGGGACAACGTCCTGCACGCGCTGGGCTTCGACGCGTTCGGCCTGCCCGCCGAGCAGTACGCGGTGCAGACCGGGCAGCACCCGCGCACGACCACCGAGGCGAACATCGAGATCATGCAGCGCCAGCTGCGCCGCCTGGGCCTGGCGCACGACCCGCGCCGCTCGTTCGCGACGATCGACCCCGGCTACGTGCGCTGGACGCAGTGGATCTTCCTGCAGATCTTCGAGTCCTGGTACGACGAGACGGCCCCGCGCCCCGACGGCGGCGTCGGACGGGCGCGCCCGATCGCGGAGCTCGTCGCCGAGTACGACTCGGGCTCGCGCGGCGCCGAGTGGGCCACGCTGGACGCCGTCGAGCGCCGTCGCGTGCTGGACACCCACCGTCTGGCCTACGTCTCGGAGACGCCGGTCAACTGGTGCCCCGGCCTGGGCACCGTGCTGGCCAACGAGGAGGTCACCGCCGACGGCCGCTCCGAGCGCGGCAATTTCCCGGTGTTCCAGCGCAGCCTGCGCCAGTGGAACATGCGGATCACGGCCTACGCCGACCGTCTGGTCGACGACCTGGAGCTCATCGACTGGCCCGAGAAGGTCAAGGCGATGCAGCGCAACTGGATCGGTCGCTCGTCGGGCGCGCGCGTCCGGTTCGCGGTCCAGGGCGGCGAGCAGGTCGAGGTGTTCACCACGCGCCCGGACACGCTCTTCGGTGCCACGTTCGTGGTCGTCGCGCCCGAGCACCCCCTGCTGGACGACGTCCCTGCGGAGTGGCCCGACGGCACGAAGGACGTGTGGACCGGCGGGCACCGCACACCGGCCGACGCGGTCGCGTCCTACCGCGCCGACACAGCGGCCAAGACCGCCGTCGAGCGTCAGGCGGACGCCGGGCGCAAGACGGGCGTGTTCACCGGCCACCTCGCGACCAACCCCGTCAACGGCGAGCTGCTGCCCGTGTTCACGGCCGACTACGTGCTGATGGGCTACGGGACCGGCGCCATCATGGCCGTCCCGGGCGGCGACACGCGCGACTACGCGTTCGCCGAGGCCTTCGACCTGCCGATCATCTACACGGTCGACGCACCGGAGGGCACCGAGCCCGGCGCCCGCATCGGCGACGGCATCGCGATCAACTCCGCCAACGACGAGATCAGCCTCGACGGCATGGACGTCGCCGAGGCCAAGGCGGCGATCATCGACTGGCTGACCGCCAAGGGCGTCGGGGAGGGCACGATCACGTACCGCCTGCGCGACTGGCTCTTCAGCCGGCAGCGCTACTGGGGCGAGCCGTTCCCGATCGTCTACGACGAGCACGACCTGCCCCTGGCCGTCCCGGACTCCGCCCTGCCGGTGGACCTGCCCGACGTGCCGGACTACTCGCCGCGCACGTTCGACCCCGACGACGCGCACTCCACACCCGAGCCGCCCCTGGGGCGCAACGACGACTGGGTCAACGTCACCCTCGACCTGGGCGACGGCCCGAAGCAGTACCGCCGGGACACCAACACGATGCCCAACTGGGCCGGCTCCTGCTGGTACCACCTGCGCTACCTGGACCCGACGAACGACGCGGTGCTGGTGGACCCCGCGCTCGAGCGCTACTGGATCGGCCCCGGCCACGGCGAGCAGGCACCGGACTCGGTCGGCGGCGTCGACCTGTACGTCGGCGGCGTCGAGCACGCCGTCCTGCACCTGCTGTACGCGCGCTTCTGGCACAAGGTGCTGCACGACCTGGGCCACGTCTCCAGCGGTGAGCCGTTCCAGAAGCTGTTCAACCAGGGGTACATCCAGGCGTACGCGTACACCGATGCCCGTGGCGTGCACGTCCCCGCGGACGAGGTCATCGAGGACGCCGCTGCGGAGACGGGCTTCACCTGGCGCGGCGAACCGGTCCACCGTGAGTACGGGAAGATGGGCAAGTCGCTCAAGAACATGGTGACGCCCGACGACATGTACGCCGAGTACGGGGCCGACACCCTGCGCGTGTACGAGATGTCGATGGGCCCGCTGGACCTGTCGCGGCCGTGGGAGACCCGCGCCGTCGTCGGCTCGCAGCGCTTCCTGCAGCGGCTGTGGCGCAACGTCGTCGACGAGGCCACCGGGCAGACCGTCGTGTCCGACGCTGCGCCCTCGCAGGAGACGCTGCGGGTGCTGCACCGTGCCATCACGGACACCACCGCGGACATGGCGGCGATGCGGCTGAACACCGCGATCTCCCGGCTGATCGTCCTGAACAACCACCTGACCACCCTGCCGACGGCCCCGAGGGCTGCCGTCGAGGCCCTCGTCCTGATGACGGCTCCCGTCGCTCCGCACGTCGCGGAGGAGCTGTGGTCGAGGCTGGGCCACGACCGCTCGCTGGCGCACGAGCCGTTCCCGGTGGCCGACCCGGCGTACCTGGTGGAGGACACGGTCACGTGCATCTTCCAGGTGCAGGGGAAGGTGCGCGGGCGGGCCGACGTCGCGCCCGACGTCTCCGACGACGACCTGCGCGCGCTGGCGCTGGCCGACCCGGGGGTCCAGCGGGCGCTCGACGGTCGGGATGTCCGCACGGTCATCGTCCGGGCGCCCAAGCTCGTCAACGTCGTCCCGGCCTGA
- a CDS encoding metal-dependent transcriptional regulator has protein sequence MSTPTTPELSNVTQDYLKVVWSAREWSEQPVTTKMLATRLGVGASTVSETVRRLADSGLVTHQPYGAVELTAEGERHALAVVRRHRLIETFLVEMLGYGWDEVHDEAEVLEHAVSDLFVERLSARLGHPTRDPHGDPIPGADGALDTPAASVLWDAEPGDWAVARISDADPGLLRYLESVGLVLDAPVEVAERRTVAGVICVRTADRTVDLGEVAARAIWLVPAS, from the coding sequence GTGAGCACGCCGACGACCCCCGAGCTGAGCAACGTCACGCAGGACTATCTCAAGGTCGTCTGGTCGGCGCGTGAGTGGTCCGAGCAGCCCGTCACCACGAAGATGCTGGCCACGCGCCTCGGGGTGGGCGCGTCCACGGTGTCGGAGACGGTCCGGCGGCTGGCCGACAGCGGACTGGTCACCCACCAGCCGTACGGAGCCGTCGAGCTCACTGCGGAGGGCGAGCGCCACGCCCTGGCGGTGGTGCGCCGCCACCGCCTGATCGAGACGTTCCTGGTGGAGATGCTCGGGTACGGCTGGGACGAGGTCCACGACGAGGCCGAGGTGCTGGAGCACGCGGTCTCCGACCTGTTCGTCGAGCGCCTGTCGGCACGGCTCGGCCATCCGACCCGGGACCCGCACGGGGACCCGATCCCCGGCGCGGACGGCGCCCTCGACACACCTGCGGCGAGCGTCCTGTGGGACGCGGAGCCGGGGGACTGGGCGGTCGCACGGATCTCCGACGCCGACCCGGGTCTGCTGCGCTACCTCGAGTCGGTCGGCCTCGTCCTGGACGCGCCGGTCGAGGTGGCCGAGCGACGCACGGTCGCGGGGGTGATCTGCGTGCGGACGGCGGACCGCACCGTCGACCTCGGCGAGGTGGCCGCCCGCGCGATCTGGCTGGTCCCCGCCTCCTGA
- a CDS encoding D-alanyl-D-alanine carboxypeptidase family protein → MTRGAQSVVGRERGARAHLAVRAVVTSACVIVATLGLAPWASAAPGEGELRPGEVLASGEALVSADGSQTLVVQPDGVLALFGAEPEPRWVAGPTVPGSRLVVGENGDVALTAADGTVVWRPEATGGPGSRLVLQDDGDVVVLDPQGTQVWESGTAVRPSILPAGGVLGPGDALASPDGRHALLLRDDGQLALLGPDAATRWSPGTDQPGAGLTLREDGDLVVTDAAGEVLWRSRTAGHPGASLVLQDDGDLALYDAAGAAVWSTGTVVGPPSLAAGVPLAVGQVLGSPDGHVRLVLGTDGLTLAYDDTVVWTAGAAGAAALTVQDDGNVVLTGADGAVLWAAMTQGHPGATVQLEESGLLVRASTGQELWRVDVPTDLVTREPVATDCTEVTGPVPQDDTVVTESGVRVHSCLAEAVDALMSAAREDGIELHAGGWRSASQQIALRAKNCGPAASDPTVVACRPPTAPPGTSRHERGLALDFTIGGSVLRAGSPAFLWLAEHAADYGLENLPGEPWHWSVDGW, encoded by the coding sequence ATGACCCGGGGGGCTCAGTCGGTCGTCGGTCGGGAGCGGGGTGCGCGCGCGCACCTCGCCGTCCGTGCCGTCGTGACCAGCGCCTGCGTGATCGTCGCCACCCTCGGGCTGGCACCGTGGGCGTCCGCAGCGCCCGGTGAGGGTGAGCTGCGACCGGGGGAGGTCCTCGCGTCCGGGGAGGCGCTGGTCTCCGCGGACGGGTCCCAGACGCTCGTGGTGCAGCCGGACGGCGTCCTCGCCCTGTTCGGCGCCGAGCCCGAGCCGCGCTGGGTGGCCGGCCCCACGGTCCCCGGATCGCGGCTCGTGGTCGGGGAGAACGGTGACGTGGCGTTGACCGCCGCGGACGGCACGGTCGTCTGGCGTCCGGAGGCGACGGGCGGCCCGGGGTCCCGGCTCGTCCTGCAGGACGACGGTGACGTCGTGGTGCTCGACCCGCAGGGCACCCAGGTGTGGGAGTCCGGCACGGCCGTCCGGCCGTCGATCCTGCCGGCCGGGGGCGTCCTGGGACCGGGAGACGCGCTCGCCTCACCCGACGGCCGGCACGCGCTGCTCCTGCGAGACGACGGACAGCTCGCACTGCTCGGCCCGGACGCGGCGACCCGCTGGTCACCCGGCACCGACCAGCCGGGAGCCGGTCTGACCCTGCGCGAGGACGGCGACCTGGTGGTCACCGACGCCGCCGGGGAGGTCCTCTGGCGCAGCCGGACCGCCGGTCATCCGGGTGCGTCGCTCGTGCTGCAGGACGACGGTGACCTCGCGCTGTACGACGCCGCCGGAGCGGCTGTCTGGAGCACCGGCACCGTGGTCGGGCCACCGTCCCTGGCGGCGGGCGTCCCCCTCGCCGTCGGTCAGGTGCTCGGCTCGCCGGACGGCCACGTGCGGCTCGTGCTCGGGACCGACGGCCTCACCCTGGCCTACGACGACACGGTGGTCTGGACGGCGGGCGCTGCCGGCGCGGCGGCACTCACGGTGCAGGACGACGGCAACGTCGTGCTGACCGGTGCCGACGGTGCCGTCCTGTGGGCTGCGATGACCCAGGGCCACCCCGGGGCGACGGTCCAGCTCGAGGAGAGCGGTCTGCTGGTGCGGGCGTCGACCGGCCAGGAGCTGTGGCGCGTCGACGTCCCGACCGACCTGGTGACCCGGGAGCCCGTGGCCACCGACTGCACCGAGGTGACGGGCCCCGTGCCGCAGGACGACACGGTGGTGACCGAGTCCGGTGTCCGCGTCCACTCCTGCCTCGCCGAGGCCGTCGATGCGCTCATGAGCGCCGCCCGTGAGGACGGGATCGAGCTGCACGCGGGTGGCTGGCGCAGCGCGAGCCAGCAGATCGCGCTGCGCGCCAAGAACTGCGGCCCCGCGGCGTCGGACCCCACCGTGGTCGCCTGCCGGCCGCCGACCGCACCGCCCGGGACCTCCCGGCACGAGCGCGGCCTGGCGCTGGACTTCACGATCGGCGGGTCGGTGCTGCGGGCCGGCTCACCGGCGTTCCTGTGGCTCGCCGAGCACGCCGCCGACTACGGCCTGGAGAACCTGCCCGGCGAGCCGTGGCACTGGAGCGTCGACGGCTGGTGA
- a CDS encoding metallophosphoesterase family protein, with amino-acid sequence MSHPSSPDTGDEHRWWPRALLLLGAVLVALTFGVTTASVESGFGPHEARYDVTTDDTITVDLGPLGTLQIDSPLPLTLGARVTVQEIPATVTELDQSRTLAALSGDLQSYLQFFSGPQATVQDVVRALAVQALQRTVLALVVLVGAWYLVRFLVGPARRAELRARVRPHLRAAVAGAVVVALAATVLTSSLSHRDRPSVSQPASSVFDGTPLEGARVTGRLGGVINTYGGQVVAELRKNEEFYAAADASLRAAWDERQELIEAGAQGTEAEIAAQAGARAGADLVTEPAPTEAGPGEGTPSESPTPSPTPSPSLDESSLVTIVVVSDLHCNVGMAPLIRTLTERSGADIVLDAGDTTINGTSVEKYCVTTFARAVPDGVELVTSPGNHDSRDTSKDYARAGATVLDGSVIEVDGLRILGDSDPNETRVGGGGTAQAGDESTTDAAQRLAEVACDDDKGVDLLLVHTPAVGQSALEEGCVPAQVSGHLHRRAGPELEGRGVRYISSSTAGAILGQATVGPLNGIAEMTVLRWDPQSRRMVDYQLVQVQPDTTVTVSPRVRWPATPAVPTLSGNRATPSPV; translated from the coding sequence ATGAGCCACCCGAGCAGTCCGGACACGGGCGACGAGCACCGCTGGTGGCCGCGTGCCCTCCTGCTCCTCGGTGCTGTCCTCGTCGCACTCACGTTCGGGGTCACCACCGCCTCGGTCGAGAGCGGCTTCGGCCCGCACGAGGCCAGGTACGACGTCACCACCGACGACACCATCACCGTCGACCTCGGTCCGCTGGGGACGCTGCAGATCGACTCCCCGCTGCCGCTGACGCTCGGTGCGCGCGTCACGGTGCAGGAGATCCCCGCGACGGTCACCGAGCTCGACCAGTCGCGCACGCTGGCCGCGCTGAGCGGCGACCTGCAGAGCTACCTGCAGTTCTTCTCCGGCCCGCAGGCGACCGTGCAGGACGTGGTTCGCGCCCTGGCGGTGCAGGCGCTCCAGCGCACGGTGCTCGCGCTCGTGGTGCTCGTCGGAGCCTGGTACCTGGTCCGGTTCCTCGTGGGCCCGGCGCGTCGGGCCGAGCTGCGCGCGCGGGTGCGCCCGCACCTGCGGGCCGCCGTCGCCGGAGCGGTCGTCGTCGCGCTCGCGGCCACCGTCCTCACGTCGAGCCTGTCGCACCGTGACCGGCCGTCGGTGTCGCAACCGGCCTCCTCCGTGTTCGACGGGACGCCGCTGGAGGGGGCGCGCGTGACCGGCCGGCTCGGCGGTGTCATCAACACCTACGGCGGTCAGGTGGTGGCCGAGCTGCGCAAGAACGAGGAGTTCTACGCGGCGGCGGACGCGTCGTTGCGGGCCGCCTGGGACGAGCGTCAGGAGCTGATCGAGGCGGGCGCGCAGGGCACCGAGGCCGAGATCGCGGCGCAGGCCGGTGCGCGGGCCGGTGCCGACCTCGTGACCGAGCCGGCGCCGACCGAGGCGGGGCCGGGCGAGGGGACGCCGAGCGAGAGCCCGACACCGAGCCCGACACCGAGCCCGAGCCTCGACGAGTCGAGCCTCGTGACGATCGTCGTCGTCTCCGACCTGCACTGCAACGTCGGCATGGCGCCGCTGATCCGCACGCTGACCGAGCGCTCCGGCGCCGACATCGTGCTGGACGCCGGCGACACGACGATCAACGGCACGTCCGTCGAGAAGTACTGCGTCACCACGTTCGCGCGCGCCGTCCCCGACGGTGTCGAGCTCGTGACGTCGCCGGGCAACCACGACTCCCGGGACACCTCCAAGGACTACGCACGAGCCGGTGCCACGGTGCTCGACGGCTCGGTGATCGAGGTGGACGGGCTGCGGATCCTCGGGGACAGCGACCCCAACGAGACGCGCGTCGGCGGCGGGGGGACCGCCCAGGCCGGGGACGAGTCCACGACGGATGCCGCGCAGCGGCTCGCCGAGGTCGCGTGCGACGACGACAAGGGCGTCGACCTGCTCCTGGTCCACACCCCGGCCGTCGGCCAGTCCGCGCTGGAGGAGGGGTGTGTTCCCGCGCAGGTCTCGGGCCACCTCCACCGGCGCGCCGGCCCCGAGCTCGAGGGCCGCGGCGTGCGCTACATCAGCTCGAGCACGGCGGGGGCGATCCTCGGGCAGGCCACCGTCGGACCGCTCAACGGCATCGCGGAGATGACGGTGCTCCGGTGGGACCCACAGTCCCGGCGGATGGTCGACTACCAGCTGGTCCAGGTGCAGCCGGACACCACGGTCACCGTCTCGCCACGCGTTCGATGGCCCGCCACGCCGGCCGTCCCCACCCTGTCCGGCAACCGCGCCACCCCTTCACCCGTGTGA
- a CDS encoding LLM class F420-dependent oxidoreductase, giving the protein MTHPIRIGVQLQPQHADYPQIRDAVRRAEDLGVDVIFNWDHFFPLSGDPDGKHFECWTMLGAWAEQTSRVQIGALVSCNSYRNPELLADMARTVDHISGGRLILGIGAGWFEKDYDQFGYEFGTAGSRIADLAQAMPRIKARWAASNPAPTRDIPVLIGGGGERKTLRVVAEHADVWHSFGDVDTLRRKSAILDEHGAAVGRDTASAVERSVAVEAPPHEVADALVAAGATLLTVGASGPDYDLSLAAQWVAWRDAQG; this is encoded by the coding sequence ATGACGCATCCCATCCGCATCGGAGTCCAGCTCCAGCCGCAGCACGCCGACTACCCCCAGATCCGCGACGCCGTGCGCCGGGCGGAGGACCTCGGCGTCGACGTCATCTTCAACTGGGACCACTTCTTCCCGCTCTCCGGTGACCCGGACGGAAAGCACTTCGAGTGCTGGACCATGCTCGGCGCCTGGGCGGAGCAGACCAGCCGCGTGCAGATCGGCGCGCTGGTGAGCTGCAACTCGTACCGCAACCCGGAGCTCCTCGCGGACATGGCCCGCACGGTCGACCACATCAGCGGCGGTCGCCTGATCCTCGGGATCGGCGCGGGCTGGTTCGAGAAGGACTACGACCAGTTCGGCTACGAGTTCGGCACCGCGGGGTCCCGGATCGCCGACCTCGCGCAGGCGATGCCGCGGATCAAGGCGCGCTGGGCGGCCTCGAACCCGGCGCCGACGCGTGACATCCCCGTCCTGATCGGCGGCGGGGGAGAGCGCAAGACGCTGCGGGTCGTGGCGGAGCACGCGGACGTGTGGCACTCGTTCGGGGACGTCGACACGCTGCGGCGCAAGAGCGCGATCCTGGACGAGCACGGCGCCGCGGTCGGTCGGGACACCGCCTCGGCGGTCGAACGGTCGGTCGCCGTCGAGGCGCCCCCGCACGAGGTCGCCGACGCGCTCGTCGCCGCGGGTGCCACCCTGCTGACGGTCGGCGCGAGCGGGCCGGACTACGACCTGTCGCTGGCGGCGCAGTGGGTGGCCTGGCGGGACGCGCAGGGCTGA
- a CDS encoding VOC family protein has product MDMRLELVSVPVTDIDRAKAFYVDQVGFVADHDIPVDDSLRFVQLTPPGSACSIVLDVDMTSMPAGTQQGLQVVVDDADAAYAHLVGRGVAAEPVVEFPWGRFTFFADPDGNRWAVQQLNRG; this is encoded by the coding sequence ATGGACATGAGGCTCGAGCTCGTCTCCGTTCCCGTGACCGACATCGACCGGGCCAAGGCGTTCTACGTGGACCAGGTGGGGTTCGTCGCCGACCACGACATCCCGGTCGACGACTCGTTGCGGTTCGTCCAGCTGACTCCACCCGGCTCCGCGTGCTCGATCGTGCTCGACGTGGACATGACGTCGATGCCGGCGGGCACCCAGCAGGGCCTGCAGGTGGTGGTCGACGACGCCGACGCGGCCTACGCGCACCTGGTCGGCCGCGGGGTCGCGGCCGAGCCGGTGGTCGAGTTCCCGTGGGGTCGCTTCACGTTCTTCGCGGACCCCGACGGAAACCGGTGGGCGGTGCAGCAGCTCAACCGCGGGTAG
- a CDS encoding MarR family winged helix-turn-helix transcriptional regulator: MDDPLAVEAQVCLTVSAAARSLVAFYRPLLEPLGLTHPQYLAMLALWQYERLSLKDLAALLHLEPATASPLVKRLEAMGLVRRERASGDERALEIVVTEDGRSMRASAVGIPAAMVAGLGLSTEQVEQIRSAAQLLISAATPTRG; this comes from the coding sequence ATGGACGATCCGCTCGCCGTCGAGGCCCAGGTCTGCCTCACCGTGTCCGCCGCCGCGCGCAGCCTCGTCGCGTTCTACCGTCCGCTGCTCGAGCCGCTCGGCCTGACCCACCCCCAGTACCTGGCCATGCTCGCGCTCTGGCAGTACGAGCGGCTCTCGCTCAAGGACCTGGCGGCGCTGCTGCATCTCGAGCCCGCCACGGCGTCGCCGCTGGTCAAGCGCCTGGAGGCGATGGGCCTCGTCCGCCGCGAGAGGGCGAGCGGCGACGAGCGCGCGCTCGAGATCGTGGTCACCGAGGACGGCCGCTCGATGCGTGCGTCGGCGGTGGGCATCCCCGCGGCGATGGTGGCCGGGCTCGGCCTGAGCACCGAGCAGGTCGAGCAGATCCGCAGCGCGGCCCAGCTCCTGATCTCGGCGGCGACCCCTACCCGCGGTTGA